A stretch of DNA from Candidatus Nomurabacteria bacterium:
GATCTGCAACTTTGCACTTTTGATGCAGAGTGGGGTGCGGATCTAAAATAACCTTCTTAGCCTTAATCTGTGTCATTAGACTATATTATAACAGAGCTAAAGAAGAGATAGTGGGTCGATGTCGAAGGTCCAATTGGTGGGAAGGTGGTCTTCTACTATTTTTAGGAGCTGGTTACGCTTGGTTGATTTGATGATTATTTGATATTGGTATTTTCCGTTAACTCTTTCTCTAAAGGCAGGGGACGGTCCGATAATTTGTGGTAGAGGGTTTTTAATCTTTTCTTTTATCTCTTTTGAGAGTAAATTAGCCGCTCTTTTGGCAGAATCTTCGTTAGTATATTTTCCTGTTAGCTTTAATTGGTATCTGAATGGAGGAGTTAAGCTTAATCTTCTCTCTTCTAGCTCTTTTTTATAAAAATCTTCATAGTTTTCTTCTGAGGCGAGCTTAACGGCAGGGTGTTTAGGGGCAAAACTTTGGATTATGACTCTTCCGTGATTATGACCACGTCCAACCCTACCAATAACTTGGGTTAATAACTGAAATGTTCGCTCAGATGAGCGAAAGTCCGGCATAGCAAGGCCAGATTCAGCTTGTAGAATTCCTACTAAACTTAATTTTGGTAAATCGAGACCTTTGGCGAGCATCTGAGTCCCCACTATAATATCTACTTTGCCTGATTTTAATTTTTCGTAGTTATTCTCAAGAGTAGAATCTTTAGTGGTATTGTCGGCGTCAAAGCGAGCGATTTTTGCATCTGGAAAAATTTTCTCAAGTTCTGTAACGATTTGCTTGGTGCCGTAACCTCTTAAAGTGAGGGTTTCTGATGAGCAGACTGGGCAGATGAGTTCTGGTTTAGCCTTATGACCACAGGTGTGACATCTTAAAGTATACTCATCGGCATGGAAGACGAGAGGGATGTGACAGTTGGGGCAAGAATTGATCCAGTCACAAACAGGATTTACATTAGAACAGATTTGCATACGGGCGCTGCCTCTGCGGTTATGGAATATCATGACTTGCTCCAGATTATTTAGGGAGTTTTTTATGTTTTCTAAAAGTTCGGTGGAAATAATCTTACTTTTACTAAACTTATCTTTATCTCGAGAGTCGATAATAAAGATTTCTTTAGTCTGAGTGTCTCTGATATCTAGTTCTAAAATAGGGACATCTTTTTGAGTAAGAGTGTAGAGGTCAGAGACATTTGGAGTCGCACTCCCTAAGATCAATTTAGAGTCAGTTAATCTGCTTAACATGCCTCCTACAATTACTGAGTTATATCGAGGCGAACTATCTTGTCTATAGGACTGATCATGAAACTCATCTATGATTGTTAGGCCAAGGTTATGGATAGGTGAGAACATTGCGGAACGGGGACCTAAGACTATTACCGGTTTATCTTCTAAGGTTAGTTTACTGATTAGTTGCCAGTTTTTGGCTCGAACAACACTAGTTTGGTTTGAGTGGAGAGTTATTAGTGGTACTCCAAGTGTTTCAAAACGAGCAATGTTTTGCGTGGTTAAACCAATTTCTGGAACTAAGACTAAAACTGACTTTTTATTTTTTATAAATTCTAGAGTGGAGTGGAGGTAAACCTCTGTCTTTCCTGATCCTGTAGCGCCATGAAGAACAAAGGATGATTTTTTATTGGTATTATCTAGTATATTTTCTAACGCTGAACTCTGCTGTCCATTGAGTTTGTTTAATGATATTTTATTGTTTACCTTGGATTCTAAAAGAATTTGATTGATTCTATTGTCGAGCCATTTTTGGTCAGTATTATTGATAACTCTATTGATCAAATTTGTTGTACAAAAAAGCTCTAAAGTGACTCCTGGGCTTGATAAGTAATATTCAACAATCCATTTATATAGTTCAATCTTGTTACTGTTAATAAAGTTTTTATGAACGACTTCTTCGATGTTTTTAAACTTAAATTTTGGCCTAGGTGGATTTAGCTCTACAACTAGACCTAGCGAGCTTTTCTTGCCAAATGGACATAGAACTAAATCTCCTAAATTAAGAGTATTTTCTGAAGAGTAGACAAAGGTGCTAGTGCCTTCAAACTTATTTTTAGTGGGAAATGCGACAGAATAAAGTTTGGTCATAGGTTTT
This window harbors:
- the priA gene encoding primosomal protein N'; this translates as MTKLYSVAFPTKNKFEGTSTFVYSSENTLNLGDLVLCPFGKKSSLGLVVELNPPRPKFKFKNIEEVVHKNFINSNKIELYKWIVEYYLSSPGVTLELFCTTNLINRVINNTDQKWLDNRINQILLESKVNNKISLNKLNGQQSSALENILDNTNKKSSFVLHGATGSGKTEVYLHSTLEFIKNKKSVLVLVPEIGLTTQNIARFETLGVPLITLHSNQTSVVRAKNWQLISKLTLEDKPVIVLGPRSAMFSPIHNLGLTIIDEFHDQSYRQDSSPRYNSVIVGGMLSRLTDSKLILGSATPNVSDLYTLTQKDVPILELDIRDTQTKEIFIIDSRDKDKFSKSKIISTELLENIKNSLNNLEQVMIFHNRRGSARMQICSNVNPVCDWINSCPNCHIPLVFHADEYTLRCHTCGHKAKPELICPVCSSETLTLRGYGTKQIVTELEKIFPDAKIARFDADNTTKDSTLENNYEKLKSGKVDIIVGTQMLAKGLDLPKLSLVGILQAESGLAMPDFRSSERTFQLLTQVIGRVGRGHNHGRVIIQSFAPKHPAVKLASEENYEDFYKKELEERRLSLTPPFRYQLKLTGKYTNEDSAKRAANLLSKEIKEKIKNPLPQIIGPSPAFRERVNGKYQYQIIIKSTKRNQLLKIVEDHLPTNWTFDIDPLSLL